The following coding sequences lie in one Onychomys torridus chromosome X, mOncTor1.1, whole genome shotgun sequence genomic window:
- the Txlng gene encoding gamma-taxilin isoform X1: MATRVEEATRGRGGGTEEATEGGRGGRRRSPRQKFEIGTMEEPGICGLGVKADMLCNSQANDILQHQDSSCGGTTKKHSLEGDEGSDFITKNRNLVSSAFHAQESREEIPGQEARTGPPDGQQDSECSRNKEKTLGKEVLLLMQALNTLSTPEEKLAALCKKYADLLEESRNVQKQMKILQKKQAQIVKEKVHLQSEHSKAILARSKLESLCRELQRHNKTLKEENMQQAREEEERRKEATAHFQITLNEIQAQLEQHDIHNAKLRQENIELGEKLKKLIEQYALREEHIDKVFKHKELQQQLVDAKLQQTTQLIKEADEKHQREREFLLKEATESRHKYEQMKQQEVQLKQQLSLYMDKFEEFQTTMAKSNELFTTFRQEMEKMTKKIKKLEKETMIWRTKWENNNKALLQMAEEKTVRDKEYKAFQIKLERLEKLCRALQTERNELNEKVEVLKEQVSIKAADGDLVSPAMQPCAALDSFKETNTSRRALGMHLESRAKAKSVSERRSGAQKPSSSGSAKGIESVD; this comes from the exons TTTGAAATTGGTACAATGGAAGAACCTGGAATTTGTGGGTTAGGAGTGAAAGCTGACATGTTGTGCAACTCTCAAGCAAATGATATTCTTCAACATCAAGACTCCAGTTGTGGTGGTACAACTAAGAAGCATTCACTGGAAGGGGATGAAGGCAGTGACTTTATAACAAAGAATAGGAATTTGGTGAGTTCAGCATTCCATGCACAGGAGTCAAGAGAAGAAATTCCTGGGCAAGAAGCTCGAACAGGTCCTCCTGATGGCCAGCAAGATTCAGAGTGCAGCaggaacaaagagaaaacctTAG GAAAAGAAGTTTTATTGCTGATGCAAGCGCTAAACACCCTTTCCACCCCAGAGGAAAAGCTGGCAGCTCTCTGTAAGAAATACGCTGATCTT CTGGAGGAGAGCAGGAATGTTCAGAAACAAATGAAGATTCTGCAAAAGAAACAAGCCCAGATTGTGAAAGAGAAAGTTCACCTGCAGAGTGAACACAGCAAAGCCATCTTGGCAAGAAGCAAACTGGAATCTCTTTGCAGGGAACTTCAGCGTCACAATAAGACCTTAAAG GAGGAAAATATGCAGCAAGCACGAGAGGAAGAAGAACGACGTAAAGAAGCAACAGCACATTTCCAGATTACTCTAAATGAAATCCAAGCCCAATTGGAACAACATGACATACATAATGCCAAACTCCGCCAGGAGAACATCGAACTGGGAGAGAAGCTGAAGAAGCTCATTGAGCAGTATGCACTGAGGGAAGAG CACATTGATAAAGTATTCAAGCACAAGGAATTGCAACAACAACTTGTGGATGCCAAACTTCAGCAAACAACACAGCTGATAAAAGAAGCTGATGAAaaacatcagagagagagagagttt ttACTAAAAGAGGCAACAGAATCCAGGCACAAATATGAACAAATGAAACAGCAAGAAGTACAACTAAAACAGCAG CTTTCTCTTTATATGGATAAGTTTGAAGAATTCCAGACTACTATGGCAAAAAGCAATGAACTTTTTACAACCTTCAGGCAGGAGATGGAAAag atgacaaagaaaattaaaaaactggaaaaagagaCAATGATATGGCGCACCAAATgggaaaacaataataaagcaCTCCTGCAGATGGCTGAAGAG aaaactGTCCGTGATAAAGAGTACAAGGCCTTTCAAATAAAACTGGAACGGTTAGAGAAGCTGTGCAGGGCTCTtcagacagagagaaatgagcTCAACGAGAAGGTGGAAGTCCTGAAAGAGCAGGTTTCTATCAAAGCAGCAGATGGGGACTTGGTGTCACCTGCGATGCAGCCCTGTGCTGCCCTGGATTCCTTCAAGGAGACGAACACTTCAAGAAGAGCCCTGGGAATGCACCTGGAGTCTAGGGCCAAAGCCAAGTCAGTGAGTGAGAGAAGAAGTGGCGCACAAAAGCCCTCATCTTCAGGTTCTGCGAAAGGCATTGAGTCAGTTGACTAG
- the Txlng gene encoding gamma-taxilin isoform X2, with protein sequence MEEPGICGLGVKADMLCNSQANDILQHQDSSCGGTTKKHSLEGDEGSDFITKNRNLVSSAFHAQESREEIPGQEARTGPPDGQQDSECSRNKEKTLGKEVLLLMQALNTLSTPEEKLAALCKKYADLLEESRNVQKQMKILQKKQAQIVKEKVHLQSEHSKAILARSKLESLCRELQRHNKTLKEENMQQAREEEERRKEATAHFQITLNEIQAQLEQHDIHNAKLRQENIELGEKLKKLIEQYALREEHIDKVFKHKELQQQLVDAKLQQTTQLIKEADEKHQREREFLLKEATESRHKYEQMKQQEVQLKQQLSLYMDKFEEFQTTMAKSNELFTTFRQEMEKMTKKIKKLEKETMIWRTKWENNNKALLQMAEEKTVRDKEYKAFQIKLERLEKLCRALQTERNELNEKVEVLKEQVSIKAADGDLVSPAMQPCAALDSFKETNTSRRALGMHLESRAKAKSVSERRSGAQKPSSSGSAKGIESVD encoded by the exons ATGGAAGAACCTGGAATTTGTGGGTTAGGAGTGAAAGCTGACATGTTGTGCAACTCTCAAGCAAATGATATTCTTCAACATCAAGACTCCAGTTGTGGTGGTACAACTAAGAAGCATTCACTGGAAGGGGATGAAGGCAGTGACTTTATAACAAAGAATAGGAATTTGGTGAGTTCAGCATTCCATGCACAGGAGTCAAGAGAAGAAATTCCTGGGCAAGAAGCTCGAACAGGTCCTCCTGATGGCCAGCAAGATTCAGAGTGCAGCaggaacaaagagaaaacctTAG GAAAAGAAGTTTTATTGCTGATGCAAGCGCTAAACACCCTTTCCACCCCAGAGGAAAAGCTGGCAGCTCTCTGTAAGAAATACGCTGATCTT CTGGAGGAGAGCAGGAATGTTCAGAAACAAATGAAGATTCTGCAAAAGAAACAAGCCCAGATTGTGAAAGAGAAAGTTCACCTGCAGAGTGAACACAGCAAAGCCATCTTGGCAAGAAGCAAACTGGAATCTCTTTGCAGGGAACTTCAGCGTCACAATAAGACCTTAAAG GAGGAAAATATGCAGCAAGCACGAGAGGAAGAAGAACGACGTAAAGAAGCAACAGCACATTTCCAGATTACTCTAAATGAAATCCAAGCCCAATTGGAACAACATGACATACATAATGCCAAACTCCGCCAGGAGAACATCGAACTGGGAGAGAAGCTGAAGAAGCTCATTGAGCAGTATGCACTGAGGGAAGAG CACATTGATAAAGTATTCAAGCACAAGGAATTGCAACAACAACTTGTGGATGCCAAACTTCAGCAAACAACACAGCTGATAAAAGAAGCTGATGAAaaacatcagagagagagagagttt ttACTAAAAGAGGCAACAGAATCCAGGCACAAATATGAACAAATGAAACAGCAAGAAGTACAACTAAAACAGCAG CTTTCTCTTTATATGGATAAGTTTGAAGAATTCCAGACTACTATGGCAAAAAGCAATGAACTTTTTACAACCTTCAGGCAGGAGATGGAAAag atgacaaagaaaattaaaaaactggaaaaagagaCAATGATATGGCGCACCAAATgggaaaacaataataaagcaCTCCTGCAGATGGCTGAAGAG aaaactGTCCGTGATAAAGAGTACAAGGCCTTTCAAATAAAACTGGAACGGTTAGAGAAGCTGTGCAGGGCTCTtcagacagagagaaatgagcTCAACGAGAAGGTGGAAGTCCTGAAAGAGCAGGTTTCTATCAAAGCAGCAGATGGGGACTTGGTGTCACCTGCGATGCAGCCCTGTGCTGCCCTGGATTCCTTCAAGGAGACGAACACTTCAAGAAGAGCCCTGGGAATGCACCTGGAGTCTAGGGCCAAAGCCAAGTCAGTGAGTGAGAGAAGAAGTGGCGCACAAAAGCCCTCATCTTCAGGTTCTGCGAAAGGCATTGAGTCAGTTGACTAG